A region from the Triticum urartu cultivar G1812 chromosome 1, Tu2.1, whole genome shotgun sequence genome encodes:
- the LOC125550150 gene encoding ATP-dependent DNA helicase Q-like SIM isoform X2, whose product MDANSAGTDVSADHVIAELLEMGFEFDKISEAIGVVGPCRADVVEFVLNGSGSVQRKPGGGSQRRSSDRSARLANPRGKFKQSSITDHIASTTGSKTESCGEEPSTSYSCLAANMNPASTAALCFQPKPKHQTLVDDPRGEFDRTDKICAVLQKHFGFSCVKSFQKEALDAWFAHKDCLVLAATGSGKSLCFQIPALLTTKVVVVISPLISLMHDQCLKLAKHGISACFLGSGQPDNRVEGKAMAGMYKIIYVCPETVLRLMEPLKKLAEKPGIALFAIDEVHCVSKWGHDFRPDYRKLSVLRQNFCSSKLKFLEHDIPLMALTATATLPVREDILKSLKMSELTVVVLTSFFRQNLRFNVKHSKTSASSYGKDFQELIGTYNASRNFKGKSQKILHEVEPESESSSYESLDDSASDDEDAIADKTKLAKSFVKENAEHELDQYPGVDDFDVSCGEFLESSRPESFAFPFQSHETSSSESLDQGPTIVYVPTRKGTVELANYLCKSGLKAAAYNAKMPRSHLRQVHEQFHSNALEVVVATIAFGMGIDKSNVRRIIHYGLPQSLEAYYQEAGRAGRDGKLSDCTLYCNFMRTPTLLPNKRSDEQTRAAYRMLRDCFHYALNTSTCRARILVKYFGEEFGPDGCQMCDVCINGPPEMHDFKEEAVVFMNVLQAQAGQAIEGMDYNSTDCYISGRRNFGAVPDFRKIVSYIREKIPRFAMTDKIWWQGLARILEDMGYIQEAAEIPRVLIQHPELTRAGLNFLSSQPDEEGLYAYPDAATLLAISNPKSFSSSSEWGRGWADPEIRRQRLAGKTGRRKRKRGSRRQPAGFTTAKERLSAILSKSKRRK is encoded by the exons ATGGATGCCAATTCTGCCGGCACTGATGTATCTGCTGATCATGTCATTGCCGAGTTGCTCGAGATGGGGTTCGAGTTCGACAAGATCAGTGAAGCCATTGGTGTTGTCGGTCCGTGCCGTGCTGACGTGGTGGAGTTtgtgctgaatggttctggtagTGTACAAAGAAAGCCAGGTGGGGGGTCGCAAAGACGCTCTTCTGACAGGAGTGCTAGACTGGCTAATCCCAGGGGGAAATTTAAGCAGTCTAGCATTACTGATCATATCGCGTCAACCACTGGCAGTAAAACCGAGTCTTGTGGCGAGGAGCCAAGTACCTCATATTCTTGTTTAGCGGCCAACATGAACCCTGCATCGACTGCTGCTCTCTGTTTTCAACCAAAGCCAAAACATCAGACTTTGGTTGACGATCCTAGAGGCGAGTTTGACCGGACCGACAAAATTTGTGCTGTTTTGCAAAAGCATTTTGGATTCTCCTGTGTGAAGAGTTTCCAAAAGGAAGCCTTGGATGCTTGGTTTGCTCACAAGGATTGTCTTGTTCTAGCAGCAACTGGATCAG GGAAGTCACTTTGCTTTCAGATTCCAGCTCTTTTGACTACGAAGGTTGTGGTGGTGATCTCACCCTTGATTAGTTTGATGCACGACCAGTGCCTAAAACTTGCAAAACATGGGATATCAGCATGCTTCCTTGGATCAGGGCAACCAGATAATCGTGTTGAGGGCAAAGCCATGGCTGGCATGTATAAGATTATTTATGTTTGCCCCGAGACAGTTTTAAG ACTGATGGAACCATTGAAGAAACTTGCAGAAAAACCAGGGATCGCACTTTTTGCCATTGACGAGGTTCATTGTGTTTCTAAATGGGGTCACGATTTCCGACCTGATTATAG GAAACTGTCTGTGCTTCGACAAAATTTCTGTTCCAGCAAATTGAAGTTCTTGGAACATGATATTCCTTTGATGGCATTGACTGCTACTGCAACTCTCCCTGTACGAGAAGACATTCTCAAGTCCTTGAAAATGTCAGAACTTACAGTGGTTGTCTTGACGTCCTTTTTCCGACAGAACCTTCGATTTAAT GTAAAGCACAGTAAAACCTCTGCCTCATCATATGGAAAGGACTTTCAAGAACTAATAGGGACTTACAACGCTTCAAGGAATTTCAAGGGGAAAAGCCAGAAAATTCTTCATGAAGTTGAGCCTGAGTCTGAAAGCAGCTCATACGAGTCACTGGACGATAGTGCATCAGATGACGAAGATGCAATTGCTGATAAAACTAAACTTGCCAAGTCTTTCGTAAAAGAAAATGCTGAACATGAGCTGGATCAGTATCCAGGAGTAGATGATTTTGATG TTTCATGTGGAGAGTTCCTTGAAAGCTCGCGACCTGAGAGCTTTGCCTTTCCTTTTCAATCCCATGAAACTAGTTCATCAGAAAGTTTGGATCAAGGTCCTACAATTGTTTATGTACCCACGAGAAAAGGAACTGTGGAACTAGCTAACTATCTGTGCAAATCAGGCCTCAAAGCTGCAGCGTATAATGCAAAG ATGCCTAGATCACATTTGAGGCAGGTGCACGAGCAGTTCCATAGCAATGCCTTAGAG GTTGTTGTGGCTACTATAGCATTTGGCATGGGAATTGACAAATCAAATGTCAGGAGAATTATTCACTACGGTTTACCGCAG AGTTTGGAAGCGTATTATCAAGAAGCTGGTCGTGCTGGTAGAGATGGGAAGTTGTCAGATTGCA CTTTATATTGTAATTTTATGAGAACACCGACATTGCTTCCTAACAAAAGAAGCGACGAACAGACAAGGGCAGCATATAGAATGCTACGGGATTGCTTTCA CTATGCTTTGAACACTTCAACATGTAGAGCCAGAATACTAGTAAAGTACTTTGGTGAGGAATTTGGTCCTGACGGGTGCCAAAT GTGTGACGTCTGTATTAATGGCCCTCCTGAAATGCATGATTTCAAGGAAGAAGCAGTTGTGTTCATGAATGTGCTCCAAGCTCAAGCT GGACAAGCAATTGAAGGTATGGACTACAACAGTACAGACTGTTATATATCTGGAAGGCGAAATTTTGGGGCGGTACCTGATTTCAGAAAGATAGTCAGTTATATAAGAGAGAAG ATTCCTAGGTTTGCCATGACAGACAAGATATGGTGGCAAGGCCTTGCTCGTATTTTAGAGGACATGGGATACATACAGGAAGCAGCTGAAATT CCTCGTGTTCTAATCCAGCATCCAGAGCTGACAAGAGCCGGATTAAATTTTCTGAGTTCACAACCAGACGAGGAAGGCTTATACGCATACCCTGATGCCGCTACGTTACTGGCGATTAGTAACCCAAagtccttctcttcttcctcggaGTGGGGCAGGGGTTGGGCAGATCCTGAGATACGCCGCCAGCGTCTTGCGGGGAAAACAGGAAGAAGGAAAAGGAAGAGGGGTTCTCGGAGGCAGCCTGCAGGTTTCACCACTGCAAAGGAGAGACTATCAGCAATACTCTCGAAGTCGAAACGCAGAAAGTAA
- the LOC125550150 gene encoding ATP-dependent DNA helicase Q-like SIM isoform X1, which translates to MDANSAGTDVSADHVIAELLEMGFEFDKISEAIGVVGPCRADVVEFVLNGSGSVQRKPGGGSQRRSSDRSARLANPRGKFKQSSITDHIASTTGSKTESCGEEPSTSYSCLAANMNPASTAALCFQPKPKHQTLVDDPRGEFDRTDKICAVLQKHFGFSCVKSFQKEALDAWFAHKDCLVLAATGSGKSLCFQIPALLTTKVVVVISPLISLMHDQCLKLAKHGISACFLGSGQPDNRVEGKAMAGMYKIIYVCPETVLRLMEPLKKLAEKPGIALFAIDEVHCVSKWGHDFRPDYRKLSVLRQNFCSSKLKFLEHDIPLMALTATATLPVREDILKSLKMSELTVVVLTSFFRQNLRFNVKHSKTSASSYGKDFQELIGTYNASRNFKGKSQKILHEVEPESESSSYESLDDSASDDEDAIADKTKLAKSFVKENAEHELDQYPGVDDFDVSCGEFLESSRPESFAFPFQSHETSSSESLDQGPTIVYVPTRKGTVELANYLCKSGLKAAAYNAKMPRSHLRQVHEQFHSNALEVVVATIAFGMGIDKSNVRRIIHYGLPQSLEAYYQEAGRAGRDGKLSDCTLYCNFMRTPTLLPNKRSDEQTRAAYRMLRDCFHYALNTSTCRARILVKYFGEEFGPDGCQMDMWGSGLDVSDSTRISLKLAFSCDVCINGPPEMHDFKEEAVVFMNVLQAQAGQAIEGMDYNSTDCYISGRRNFGAVPDFRKIVSYIREKIPRFAMTDKIWWQGLARILEDMGYIQEAAEIPRVLIQHPELTRAGLNFLSSQPDEEGLYAYPDAATLLAISNPKSFSSSSEWGRGWADPEIRRQRLAGKTGRRKRKRGSRRQPAGFTTAKERLSAILSKSKRRK; encoded by the exons ATGGATGCCAATTCTGCCGGCACTGATGTATCTGCTGATCATGTCATTGCCGAGTTGCTCGAGATGGGGTTCGAGTTCGACAAGATCAGTGAAGCCATTGGTGTTGTCGGTCCGTGCCGTGCTGACGTGGTGGAGTTtgtgctgaatggttctggtagTGTACAAAGAAAGCCAGGTGGGGGGTCGCAAAGACGCTCTTCTGACAGGAGTGCTAGACTGGCTAATCCCAGGGGGAAATTTAAGCAGTCTAGCATTACTGATCATATCGCGTCAACCACTGGCAGTAAAACCGAGTCTTGTGGCGAGGAGCCAAGTACCTCATATTCTTGTTTAGCGGCCAACATGAACCCTGCATCGACTGCTGCTCTCTGTTTTCAACCAAAGCCAAAACATCAGACTTTGGTTGACGATCCTAGAGGCGAGTTTGACCGGACCGACAAAATTTGTGCTGTTTTGCAAAAGCATTTTGGATTCTCCTGTGTGAAGAGTTTCCAAAAGGAAGCCTTGGATGCTTGGTTTGCTCACAAGGATTGTCTTGTTCTAGCAGCAACTGGATCAG GGAAGTCACTTTGCTTTCAGATTCCAGCTCTTTTGACTACGAAGGTTGTGGTGGTGATCTCACCCTTGATTAGTTTGATGCACGACCAGTGCCTAAAACTTGCAAAACATGGGATATCAGCATGCTTCCTTGGATCAGGGCAACCAGATAATCGTGTTGAGGGCAAAGCCATGGCTGGCATGTATAAGATTATTTATGTTTGCCCCGAGACAGTTTTAAG ACTGATGGAACCATTGAAGAAACTTGCAGAAAAACCAGGGATCGCACTTTTTGCCATTGACGAGGTTCATTGTGTTTCTAAATGGGGTCACGATTTCCGACCTGATTATAG GAAACTGTCTGTGCTTCGACAAAATTTCTGTTCCAGCAAATTGAAGTTCTTGGAACATGATATTCCTTTGATGGCATTGACTGCTACTGCAACTCTCCCTGTACGAGAAGACATTCTCAAGTCCTTGAAAATGTCAGAACTTACAGTGGTTGTCTTGACGTCCTTTTTCCGACAGAACCTTCGATTTAAT GTAAAGCACAGTAAAACCTCTGCCTCATCATATGGAAAGGACTTTCAAGAACTAATAGGGACTTACAACGCTTCAAGGAATTTCAAGGGGAAAAGCCAGAAAATTCTTCATGAAGTTGAGCCTGAGTCTGAAAGCAGCTCATACGAGTCACTGGACGATAGTGCATCAGATGACGAAGATGCAATTGCTGATAAAACTAAACTTGCCAAGTCTTTCGTAAAAGAAAATGCTGAACATGAGCTGGATCAGTATCCAGGAGTAGATGATTTTGATG TTTCATGTGGAGAGTTCCTTGAAAGCTCGCGACCTGAGAGCTTTGCCTTTCCTTTTCAATCCCATGAAACTAGTTCATCAGAAAGTTTGGATCAAGGTCCTACAATTGTTTATGTACCCACGAGAAAAGGAACTGTGGAACTAGCTAACTATCTGTGCAAATCAGGCCTCAAAGCTGCAGCGTATAATGCAAAG ATGCCTAGATCACATTTGAGGCAGGTGCACGAGCAGTTCCATAGCAATGCCTTAGAG GTTGTTGTGGCTACTATAGCATTTGGCATGGGAATTGACAAATCAAATGTCAGGAGAATTATTCACTACGGTTTACCGCAG AGTTTGGAAGCGTATTATCAAGAAGCTGGTCGTGCTGGTAGAGATGGGAAGTTGTCAGATTGCA CTTTATATTGTAATTTTATGAGAACACCGACATTGCTTCCTAACAAAAGAAGCGACGAACAGACAAGGGCAGCATATAGAATGCTACGGGATTGCTTTCA CTATGCTTTGAACACTTCAACATGTAGAGCCAGAATACTAGTAAAGTACTTTGGTGAGGAATTTGGTCCTGACGGGTGCCAAAT GGACATGTGGGGCTCAGGCCTAGATGTCAGTGATTCAACAAGGATCTCTTTAAAACTTGCATTTTC GTGTGACGTCTGTATTAATGGCCCTCCTGAAATGCATGATTTCAAGGAAGAAGCAGTTGTGTTCATGAATGTGCTCCAAGCTCAAGCT GGACAAGCAATTGAAGGTATGGACTACAACAGTACAGACTGTTATATATCTGGAAGGCGAAATTTTGGGGCGGTACCTGATTTCAGAAAGATAGTCAGTTATATAAGAGAGAAG ATTCCTAGGTTTGCCATGACAGACAAGATATGGTGGCAAGGCCTTGCTCGTATTTTAGAGGACATGGGATACATACAGGAAGCAGCTGAAATT CCTCGTGTTCTAATCCAGCATCCAGAGCTGACAAGAGCCGGATTAAATTTTCTGAGTTCACAACCAGACGAGGAAGGCTTATACGCATACCCTGATGCCGCTACGTTACTGGCGATTAGTAACCCAAagtccttctcttcttcctcggaGTGGGGCAGGGGTTGGGCAGATCCTGAGATACGCCGCCAGCGTCTTGCGGGGAAAACAGGAAGAAGGAAAAGGAAGAGGGGTTCTCGGAGGCAGCCTGCAGGTTTCACCACTGCAAAGGAGAGACTATCAGCAATACTCTCGAAGTCGAAACGCAGAAAGTAA